A window of Halopelagius inordinatus genomic DNA:
ACGAGTGCGACGAGGAGAGCGACGACGACGCCGACGAGAAAGACGGGGATGACGACGAGGAACAGTTCGGGTCCGAGGGAGACGGCTCCGAGAAGCGCCGCCGCAACCGGCACGGCGAACAGCGAGAACGCGGCGACTCCGAGGAGCAGTCTGAACGCGAACAGTCGCGCTCCGTCGCCGAGGTGAGACCGGAACGGACCGCGGATGCGGACGTCTCGGTCCGCCACCCCGACGACGAAGACGAACTCGAACACGGCCGCCAGAAACGAGTGAAGCACGAAGAGGAGGGCAAAGATGAGGGCGATTCCCGCGGCGATTCGAAGCGCCGAGACGCCGCCGAGCGCAGAGAGCACCTCGTTCGGCGAGAACGCCCCGAGGTCGACATCCGACCCGAACGGGACCCCGGACCCCCCTGTACCGGATGAGGCGGACCCGGACCCGTTGGTCGTCACCGAGGCGTTGGTCCCGGTTCCGACGAAGAAGACGACGAGCGCCAACTTCGCCCACGTCCGGGCGTCGAACGGGAGGAGGAGCGACTCCGTCGCGGTGCGGGCGTCCGAGAGGGCGTCGACTGCGTTCCACGACATAGTCGTGAGTTGCACCTCCGAGCGGGATAAACTCCACTGTCGAGATGGAGACCAGACGACGGCGGCGACGCCTCTACTGGCTCGCGTCCCCGCAGATATTTGTCCGCCGACACGGAAGCGGATGCTATGCCCGCCGCCTTCGAGCGACGAACACGCGACGCTCAGACTGCGCTCTCGGACGCCGGTGCCGACGCGCTCGTCTGTTTCCCGAGCCAGAACCTGTTTTACCTCACCGGGTTCGACGAAGACCCCGGAGAGAGACATCTGCTCTGTCTTCTCCCCGCCGAGGGGGACCCGACGTTTCTCGTCCCCGAACTGTACGAAAAACAGGTCCGAGAGGCGTCGTGGATCGACGACGTGCGGACGTGGGCCGACGGCGACGACCCCCTCGCAGCGGTCGAATCTGTCGTTTCTGACCTCGGCCTCCCGGAGTCGCCGCACGTTCTCGTCGACGACACCATGTGGGCGCGCTTCACGCACGACTTGCGGGCGGCGCTTCCGGACGCGACGTTCGGACTCGCGAGCGAGGTGCTCTCCGCCATCCGGGTTCGGAAGGACGAGGCGGAACTGGACGCGATGAGACGGGCGGCCGCCGCCGCGGACGAGGCGATGGACGCCGTCCGCGCGATGGGCGCCGACGCCGTGGGACTGTCCGAACGCGAACTCGCACAGGAGATAGAGCGACGGTTGGCCGAGGCGGGCGGCGACGGCGTCTCTTTCGAGACCATCGTCGGGGCGGGACCGAACGGCGCGATGCCGCACCACCACCACGGGGACAGAGAGGTGCGCGCGGGCGAACCCGTCGTCCTCGACTTCGGGACGCGCGTGGACGGTTATCCCAGCGACCAGACCCGGACTGTCGTCTTCGACGGCGACCCCTCGGAGACGTTCGAGGACGTCCACGCCGTCGTGCGGGACGCGGTGGCGGCGGGCGTGGACGCAGTCGAACCCGGCGTCACGGCGGAGTCGGTGGACCGCGCCGCGCGAGAGGTCATAGAGGAGGCGGGCTACGGCGACCGGTTCGTCCACCGGACGGGTCACGGCGTCGGACTCGACGTCCACGAGGAGCCGTACATCGTCACCGGAAACGACCGCGAACTGGAGGCTGGGATGGTGTTCAGCGTCGAACCCGGCGTCTACCTGCCCGAGGAGTTCGGCGTCCGGATAGAGGACCTGGTCGCCGTCACGGCGGACGGTTGCGAACGGTTGAACCGCACCGACCGCGGATGGGAGTGCTGACCGCGGCGTCTCACGGCGAGTCGGTGGTAGCGTCCATCTCCCTCGCACCGTTCGTTCGCTCGCCGGCCCCCGACGACCCGCGGGGGAGCGTCACGCGAGAGACGGTGCCCGACTCGCCCGTGGACAGAGAGACGCAACCGCCCGAGTGGGTCACGAACCACTGTACCAACCAGAGACCGAACCCGCTCGCGTGCTGAAGCGGCGTCTCGCCGTCACCGCGTACCGCCTCCAGTTCGTGGTCGGGGATTCCGGGTCCGTCGTCGCTGACCGTGACGACCGTCTCGTCGCCGAGTTCGGCGCGAACCTCGACCGTCGGAGAATCGCCGCCGTGTCTGACAGCGTTCTCGACGAGGTTCTCGAAGGCGACGCCGACGAGCGGTATCGCCTCTACCGGAACCACGTCCGGTCCGACGTACTCTACCGTCGCGTCGGGAGCGTCCCGTTCGGCGTCTGCGACCGTCTCGCGGAGTTTCGGGCCGAGGTCGAACGACTCTCGCGGTCGCATCTCGCTGTCTAACGCGCGTTCGACGGAGCGAGCCTTGTCGGCCAGTTCGGTCATCGAATCGACGCGCCGGACGATAGTTTCGGCGGCGGCGCGGCGGTCGGCCTCGTCTTCTTCGTCGTCGGCGACGAGCGACGCGTAGCCGGAGACGACGTTGAGGTCGTTCCGGAGGTCGTGGCGGAGAACGCGGTTCATCACGCTCAACCGCTGTTCGCGTTGCCGCCGTTCGGTCACGTCCCGCAGCGTCAACACCTCTCCTTCGACCCGTCCCGTCATCGACGTGAAGGAGGAGACGCGCACGTCGTAGATGGCCTCCGAATCCTCCGGCGCGTACTCGAACGTTCGTTCACCGGCTTCGAGGCGGGCCGCCAGTTCCGGCGCGACGGCGGCCAGCGGTTCTCCGCCGATGCCGCCCGCGGTCGGTCCGAGCATCCGCTCTGCGGCGGGGTTGATGTCCGAGATATCGCCCTCGGCGGCGACGACGACTCCGTCGCGCAAATCGTCGATGACGTGGTCTCTGACCGCCTCGCGCGCCGCCGGAAGCACGTCGAACAGGTCGAACTCGACGGTGGCGAGAGCGAACAGGCCGCCCGAAACGGTGAACGCAAGCGGCGTCGGGTCGAAGCGTATGGGGAGCAAGCCGAGAAAGTGAAACACGTTCGTCAGCCACGTCGTCGCCAATCCGGTGAGAAGCAACAGGCTCTGGTCCCGATACTCCCGCCGCGAGACCAGCGCGAGACGGCCCAGAAAGACCGACCCGAGGACGACGAGCGAGTACGCGAAGACGATAAACAGGTAGAAGACCGGACCTTTCTCCGTGGCGATGTAGCTGACGCCGTTTACCGATTCGGTCGTCGCGGCGGTCCACAGGAGCCCCGACGCCGGAGACGTCCACGCCGCGGCCACGACGACGACCGGAACCGACCCGAGACCGGCCCACATCCACGGCCGGAACGCCCACTGGTCCGTGTACGCCGTCGCGAACACGAACCACGCGATGCTCGTGGTCCCGACGAACCCGTACGAGATGCGCGCGAACAGGAGTTTCTGTTCGATGCCGACGCTCGAAAGCTCGCCGAGCGACATCGTCGCCCAGCCCGCGAGTCCGAAAAACAGCAACGAGAGTTCCCGCGCACCGGGTCTGTCGCGCCGGTGCAGAAACGAGAGAGCGAGCGCGACCGAGACTCCCGCAGAGAGAACGAAGAGCGGACTGGCGAGAGTCGTCTGCCAAGCCATTTCATGTTGGTAACCAGTAAGTACAATCATACGTTTCTCATTGAGTATCCGCGACGGTATTCGGACTCGTCACCCTCGCCCGGCGACCGCACGCGGCGAGGACGGGACCCTCGGAGACGGAAGAACGAAGACGGTGGCCGGTTCGCATCGCCGCCACGCTATCCGTGACGGCGAAATCGCGGAT
This region includes:
- a CDS encoding M24 family metallopeptidase, which produces MPAAFERRTRDAQTALSDAGADALVCFPSQNLFYLTGFDEDPGERHLLCLLPAEGDPTFLVPELYEKQVREASWIDDVRTWADGDDPLAAVESVVSDLGLPESPHVLVDDTMWARFTHDLRAALPDATFGLASEVLSAIRVRKDEAELDAMRRAAAAADEAMDAVRAMGADAVGLSERELAQEIERRLAEAGGDGVSFETIVGAGPNGAMPHHHHGDREVRAGEPVVLDFGTRVDGYPSDQTRTVVFDGDPSETFEDVHAVVRDAVAAGVDAVEPGVTAESVDRAAREVIEEAGYGDRFVHRTGHGVGLDVHEEPYIVTGNDRELEAGMVFSVEPGVYLPEEFGVRIEDLVAVTADGCERLNRTDRGWEC
- a CDS encoding histidine kinase N-terminal 7TM domain-containing protein, which produces MAWQTTLASPLFVLSAGVSVALALSFLHRRDRPGARELSLLFFGLAGWATMSLGELSSVGIEQKLLFARISYGFVGTTSIAWFVFATAYTDQWAFRPWMWAGLGSVPVVVVAAAWTSPASGLLWTAATTESVNGVSYIATEKGPVFYLFIVFAYSLVVLGSVFLGRLALVSRREYRDQSLLLLTGLATTWLTNVFHFLGLLPIRFDPTPLAFTVSGGLFALATVEFDLFDVLPAAREAVRDHVIDDLRDGVVVAAEGDISDINPAAERMLGPTAGGIGGEPLAAVAPELAARLEAGERTFEYAPEDSEAIYDVRVSSFTSMTGRVEGEVLTLRDVTERRQREQRLSVMNRVLRHDLRNDLNVVSGYASLVADDEEDEADRRAAAETIVRRVDSMTELADKARSVERALDSEMRPRESFDLGPKLRETVADAERDAPDATVEYVGPDVVPVEAIPLVGVAFENLVENAVRHGGDSPTVEVRAELGDETVVTVSDDGPGIPDHELEAVRGDGETPLQHASGFGLWLVQWFVTHSGGCVSLSTGESGTVSRVTLPRGSSGAGERTNGAREMDATTDSP
- a CDS encoding DUF7544 domain-containing protein, encoding MSWNAVDALSDARTATESLLLPFDARTWAKLALVVFFVGTGTNASVTTNGSGSASSGTGGSGVPFGSDVDLGAFSPNEVLSALGGVSALRIAAGIALIFALLFVLHSFLAAVFEFVFVVGVADRDVRIRGPFRSHLGDGARLFAFRLLLGVAAFSLFAVPVAAALLGAVSLGPELFLVVIPVFLVGVVVALLVALVLGLTRDFVVPAMLVEDCGVLAGWRRVLPTMRAEWEEFALYVVVRFGLGILVGAVMAVALALVALVVAVPFVLLGGALFLAFSPLSGALSVGSVLLGAVVFLYVVALAVAGLFVSVPVAVYFRYYSLLLLAGVDSGLDVVGRPDEPTDDARDAGAGDAAV